In the Mesorhizobium huakuii genome, TGTGTCATCGAGGCGGTGGGGACGATCTCCCGCAGCATGGCTGGGCTCGGCTTCCTCTACACCAACAAGGAGTCAATCTCATTGGGCATAGGCTGCCTCGTCTCCGATTTCGCCGCGACGATGGAGAGCCCTTACGTCCTTCTCGATGCGTTCAAAAACCACCCATCGATCCGGCCGCTGATCGCCGGCTCTGAGGTGAAGGAATATGCCGCGCATCTCATTCCCGAAGGCGGCCACAAGGCGATTCCGCAGCTCTTTGGCGACGGCTGGGTCGTGGTCGGTGATGCCGCCCAATTAAACAACGCGATTCACCGCGAAGGTTCGAACCTCGCCATGACCTCCGGCCGGATCGCGGCTGAGGCAATCGTCGGGGTCAAGCGCCGCAACAATCCGATGACCAGACGAAACCTCACCATCTACAAGACCATGCTGGACAACTCCTTCGTGGTCAAAGACCTTCGGAAATACAAAGACATGCCGGCCTTGATCCACACGAATTCCAGCAACTTCTTCACGACCTATCCGCGCTTGATATCCCTGGCCGCGCAGAACTTGATGCGTGTCGACGGCACACCGAAGATTGAAAAGGAAAAGGCCACCACGCGCGCCTTTATCAACGTGCGTTCTCGCTGGGGGCTGGTCAGCGACGCGGTCCGCCTGGCATTGGCCTGGCGCTGAAGGAAGACAGGATGACGATCGCAGTGACGAATTTACGCGTCGAGGACAAGCTTTACCAGAACCGCTATCTGGTCGATCCTGGCCGGCCGCATATCAAAGTGCGACCGCACGAGAGCCCGAGCGCGAACTTGCGCGCGCTTACCCACATCTGCCCGGCGAAATGCTATGAGTTGAACGACAAGGGTCAAGTGGAGATCACCGCCGACGGCTGCATGGAGTGCGGCACTTGCCGGATATTGTGCGAGAGCAATGGCGAGATCGAGTGGAACTACCCGCGCGGCGGCTTCGGTGTCCTCTTCAAATTCGGGTGATCGGCGATCGCACCGTTTCGGCTGCACCTGAAATGCAAGCAAACGCCAAACCATTTTTTAGACCGATCTCGCAGTTTGAGAGGAGCTCATGAATTCTGTGCTTTCGAATTTCAGAATCCAAAATGGCGCATGGAAGGAGCACTCTGGAAGACCCCTGAGGTGTTTCCATGGCTCTCATGCCGAGCGATAGGCTCGAAGAAGAAGGACCTTCGAACACCCTGCCTGAACCACGGATCAACTCCATCCACGAACCGGACATCTCCCCCAGGGGATTCTACGAAATATCGCAGGTCCTGACTGCCCCCACCCGGCTTGAGATTACGATCGCCAATGTCGTGAATACCCTTTCTTCATTTGTGCAATTGCGCCATGGAGCCATCGTCGTCCTGGACGCCGAAGCAGCGCCGGGGATTACCGCAATCGTCGGCAGTTCCCACCCATCTCAATCAGAAATTGGCCGCGTCATACCGCAAGCCGCGATAGACCGGATCGTCGCTACGGAGGCGCCGCTCATAATACAGGACGTTGGCAAGTCCGAACTATTTCAGGCTGAGGTTCAGCCGTCTTCGAGTGGCGGCACGATCCCAATTACCTTCATCGGAATCCCGCTAGTAGCTGAGCACGAGATCCTTGGAACATTGTCGATCGACCGCGTCGGTGAGGGCGAGAGCATCTCTTCCGGCGACGAGGACGTACGGTTCCTGACCATGGTGGCCAACCTTGTCGGCCGCACCATTCGTCTCCATCGTATGCTGAGTATGGATGGTCAGCGATACATTGGGGAGCAAGGGCGACCGGAGAAGTCGTTCGACGAGAACAGGGCCGACGCAGCCCGGCATCGGCATATCAAAATCGACGGGATCATCGGGGAAAGTCTCGCACTCAAGCGGGTACTCGAAACCGTCTCGGTCGTGGCGAGAACCAATTCCACAGTGCTTCTGCGGGGCGAAAGCGGCACTGGCAAGGAATTCTTTGCCCAAGCCATCCACAAGCTTTCAGCCCGGGGGAAGAAGGCTTTCGTCAAATTAAACTGCGCAGCACTGTCTGAAAGCGTTCTGGAATCAGAGTTGTTTGGGCACGAAAAGGGCTCCTTCACCGGGGCTATCTCGCAGCGCGCCGGCCGCTTCGAACTGGCAAATGGCGGAACGCTGCTACTTGATGAAATCGGCGAGATTTCGCCTGCCTTTCAAGCCAAGCTGTTGCGCGTCCTGCAGGAAGGCGAACTAGAGCGAGTCGGCGGCACGAGAACGCTTCAGGTCGATGTCCGGCTCATATGCGCCACCAACAAGGATCTTGAGACGGCTGTCTTAAATGGGGAGTTCAGGGCCGACCTTTATTACCGCATCAATGTCGTGCCAATCATTCTACCCCCGCTCAGAAAGCGCGCCGGCGATATTCCACGCCTTGCGAACGCGTTCCTCGAGCGGTTCAACAAGGAAAACCATCGCGAGCTCGCCTTCGCGCCGCTGGCGCTTGACCTGATCTCGCAATGCTATTTCCCTGGCAATGTCCGCGAGTTGGAAAACTGCGTTCAAAGGACAGCTACACTTGCGCGTTCGACGACGATCACTCCATCGGATTTCGCTTGCCAGAACAACCAATGCCTTTCTTCGCTTCTCTGGAAAGGTGCCGGCCCTTCGCATGGCGGCAATGCCACGGACGAGCTCTCGAAGATGCCGATCCGGCGCATCGAGGCCCCGGAAGGGTTCTCGCCCGTGAAGGCCTGCGATCCCAATGATCCCGCTTGCCCAGCAAAGGGCCGGCACCTGACGGAACGCGAGCGGCTGACCGACGCGATGCAGAAGGCCGGTTGGGTTCAGGCCAAGGCGGCTCGTGTCCTGGGCCTCACGCCGCGGCAGGTCGGCTACGCTCTGCGCCGGTATGGTATCGAGGTGAAGAAATTCTAGCCAGGCGTGCTGGCGACTTCAAACGTCAGTTCGGAGTGTCTTCCTCACGCTGTGCGTGCCCAGGACGCGGTGCCTCCTCGACCCGATTGGCTTGTGCACTGTCACAAGCCGGACAAAATTGTGCCGGAGCAAACCGACAGAATGCGACACTCAGAGCCAATCGGGAACTAGAACCGCTCTTTGAGCCGGCATAACTCTTGCGCCTTGAACTGCGACGTTACCAGCAACGGAGCCGTTTGATGTCCGCACCGACAATTTCGCTTGAGGGCCTGACCAGCACGACAGGCTTCGACGAGTTGCTGGCGACCGCGAGATCCGGTGGCTGCGCATCTTCAACCTGCGGCGTGGCGGGAAAGCCGGAGGACATGGATCCGGCTGTCTGGGACAAGATCAAGGATCACCCGTGCTTTTCGGAAGAAGCGCATCACTTTTTCGCGCGCATGCACGTCGCGGTCGCACCGGCCTGCAATGTCCAGTGCAACTACTGCAATCGCAAATATGACTGCGCCAACGAAAGTCGGCCTGGCGTCGTTTCGGAAAAACTGACACCCGACCAGGCGCTGCGCAAGGTGATCGCGGTCGCCAACGAGGTGCCGCAGCTTTCCGTACTCGGGATCGCCGGACCGGGCGATGCCTGTTACGACTGGAAAAAGACAAGGGCAACCTTCGAAAGCGTCGCCAGAGAGATCCCCGACATCAAGCTTTGCGTCTCAACCAATGGGCTCGCGCTGCCTGACCATGTCGCCGAGCTCGCCGACATGAACGTCGATCACGTGACTATCACCATCAACATGGTCGACCCGGAAGTCGGCGCAAAGATCTATCCTTGGATCTTTTACGATCATCGGCGCTACGCCGGCATCGAGGCCGCCCGAATCCTGCACGAGCGGCAGATGTTGGGCCTGGAGATGCTCACCGCGCGCGGCATCCTCACGAAAATCAATTCGGTGATGATTCCCGGCGTCAACGACGAGCATCTGATCGACGTGAACAAATTGGTCAAGGAGCGTGGCGCGTTCCTGCATAACGTCATGCCGCTGATTTCCGACCCGGCGCACGGTACGCACTACGGCCTGACTGGGCAGCGCGGTCCAAATGCAACAGAGTTGAAGGCGCTTCAGGATCGTCTCGACGGCGGCGCCAAGTTGATGCGCCACTGCCGGCAGTGCCGGGCCGATGCCGTCGGCCTGCTCGGCGGGGATCGTGGCCAGGAATTCACGCTCGACCGGATTGCCGGCAAGGACACCTACGACTCCAGCAAGCGCGAGGCCTATCGACAGGTGGTCGCGCACGAGCGCCGTGATCATGTGGCGGCCAGGAGCGCGGCGATCGGAATGGTCAAGGCAGCAGGCTCCGGCAAGTCCCTTCTCGTCGCGGTGGCGACTAAGGGGGTGGCCGTGTCAATGAACACTTCGGCCATGCAAGGGAATTCCAACTTTTTGAAGCCTCGCCGAAAGGGATCAGAATTGTTGGGCATCGCAAGGTCGAGCAGTATTGCGTCGGCGGCTGGGGCGAAAAAGCCACCCTCGACGGCGTCATCGCTGCGCTGGAAGGCATAGACATCGTGCTCTGCGCCAAGATCGGAAATTGCCCGAAGGATCAGCTCGCGGAAGCGGGAATCCGAGCAACGGACGCTTATGGTCATGACTACATCGAAACCGCAATTAGCGCAGTTTACGCCACCGCGTTTGCGATCGGACCACTGGCTGCAACGGCCTAGCCGTCTCATTCCAATCCACCAGGAGATAAAATGGCTTTCAAGATCATCGCGTCCCAATGCACCCAATGCGGCGCCTGCGAGTTCGAATGTCCCTCTGTAGCGATCAAATTCAAGGGCGAGGCCTATGTGATCGATCCCAACAAGTGCACCGAATGCAAGGAGGCCGCCGACACGCAGCAATGCGTATCGGTATGTCCGGTGCCGAAGACCTGCGTTCCTGCTTGACTCCGTTTCGGCTTCGCCGCGACCGCGTCGCCTCAGAAGGAGGCTCTAACTCGAAAGGAATGAATCGCATGTGGCTCGGACGCGAACAGGACATCGAAATCCGCAAGCCGCCGCGATTTACGCCGGGTGAGCGGGTGCGTGCCACACGACACATAAAGAATGACGGCACCTATCCTGGCAGGGAGATCGGCGAAAACCTCGTGCGGAAGGGCGACGAAGGTTATGTGCGCGACATTGGCACCTTTCTCCAGCAGTTCTTCATCTATGCGGTCGAATGGATCGATCGCGGCACGGTGGTCGGCATGCGAGCGCGTGAACTGATGAGCCTCGACAAAGCGGAGGCTCCTTGCAGTGCCGAAAGCAGTGCCCGTGAAGGAACGGCTCGATGAAAGTCATGATCCGCAGGACCGGTGCTGGCTTGTCGGCGTATCTCCCAAAGAAGGATTGCGAAGAGGCCATCATCAAGCTGGAGAACGAACATTTGTGGGGCGGGGCCATAACACTCAGGAACGGCTGGCAGTTCGTCCTACCCGACCTTCCGCCCGATACGCGTTTGCCGATCACCGTCGAGGCAAGAAAGATCTCCGACGAGGACTGATGTTGCGGGTGGAAGAGGGTGCGAGAGGAATGAGCATGAACACGATCCTGAACTTGGGCCACCTCGTCGTCATCCAGGGCAGTTTTGCCGAAAAGCTGCTTGACCTAGCGCGCAACGCGCTCGGGGCCGATGAGATGATCCCATATCTCGGTCCGGGCCTTCTCCGCCTCAGTTCCGCTGAACCGTCGGTACCGTGCACGCCGGAAGCCATCGCCGCGGCGCTAAATAGCCGGGCGCCAGCCCCTTCAAAGATTCGCACCAATATGTGGTCCGTCGCGCAGTTCATCGAACAGCGCCGGCATCGCCGGACGCTTCAGGCATGGATGGCCGAGATATTCGCAGCGCCGGCGGCGCCGACTGTTCTCCACACCTGGCTCGCGAGGCTGCCGCTCTCCCTGATCATCGATAGCTGGTACGACAGTGCCATGCGCACGACCCTCGCAGAGGCCGGCCGAACGGACGTCGTTGAGATACAAGGCGTCACGCGGGCGAACGAATTCGGTGACATTTGGACGAAAGCCTACGACTTGTCTGGGACCGAACTCGAACCCGGATCAGCCGCAAAGACGGTTCTCTATACGCCTCACGGCAGCATTAGGCCGGCCGCAAACTTTCTGGTCGCGGATTCCGATTATGTCGAAGTGCTCACCGAGATCGATCTCCAGACGCCGATTCCTGATGTGGTGAAGGAACGGCGCACCTATCGAGGCCTTTTCTTCGTCGGTTGCCGTTTCAACGATCAGATGCTGCGCACCTTCGCCCGACAGATAATGAAGCGCTCCAAAGGTCCACACTATGCGGTGATGGACGCGGCAATACTGACCAAGAACGAACGCCGTTTCCTTGCTGCAAGCGCAATTACGGTCATCGATATGCCCTTAGGTGAAGCCGCTGCTCGCCTCGTCGGATCGGGCACTGCTGTAGATGGTGGCCAAGATTTTCGTTAACGGGCGTCGTTAGTTGTGGGTCTCTCGCTTGCCTCAGGAAGCGTCGGAATTCAGTCTGGAACATACACGTGGGTACTGATGCAATTGGCGGCGCGACGAAGCCTCTGAATTCGTCCAAGCATGAGCAAGCGGCCGGGTGGGGCCGTGGCTTCAGCACGCTGCTGCGCATTACCCGCATGAATTTGCGGAACCGGTGGCAGGTCGCCTTCGCTTTCGGATCGACGATCGTAGCGGCAATCCTCCAGCTGCTCATTCCCCAGCTTCTCGGCCGGGCTGTCGACCTGACTCAGATAGCGATTGGGGGCGGTATTGCGGCGATCGCCGCACAACAAGCGCTCTGGACTTCGGCTCTCCTGCTGCTCGCCGCGAGTACGCTACGCGGCCTGTTCACGATGGCGCAGAACTATTTTGCGGAGGCCGTCGGGCATCACGTCGCGTACGAACTGCGACTTGCTTGCTACGACAAGATCCAACGTCTCAGCTTTTCTTTTCACGACCGGGTTCATTCAGGCGATCTAATCACCCTCGGCATGCTCGATCTCGACGGCGTGCGGATGTATTTTTCCACCGCCCTGGTTCGTATGCTTCTGCTCACCATGCTGATGGGCATCGGCGCCTACACGATGATATCAACCGACCCGATGCTCGGGGTGATCGCGCTGAGTTTCGTCCCTTTCGTAGCCTGGCGCTCGTCGGTCACACAGCTAAAGCTACGCGCCACCTGGCTCGACCTGCAGGAGCGGCTTTCGGTTCTAGGCCGCGTGATGGAGGAGAATCTCGCAGGCATCCGCGTTGTCCGCGCGTTTTCGGCACAGGCCTATGAGATGGTGAAGTTCGACCGCGCCTCGAAGAACGCGCTCGCCCTCGCCCACGAGCAGGTTGACGTCTACGTGCCCAACACGTCGGCGATGACGCTGTCATTCTTTTTGGCCATGGGGTTGGTCCTCTGGATCGGTTGCAACAAGCTCATCGCGGGCCAAATCAGCGTCGGAACGCTCGCCACGTTCCTTGCGTTTATGACCATTCTGCAAATGCCCGTCCGGCAGATCGGCCTAATGGTCAATGGCTTCGCCCGCGCTTACACTTGCGGCTCGCGCCTCTTCGGTCTGCTCGACCAGGACATCACGATAAGGGATGCTTCCGGCGCCAAACCGCTCGAGATCAGTGAAGGCACTCTGAGCTTCCATAATGTCTCGTTTGTATATCCCGGCACCGGAAACCGCCCCATTCTGAAGAATATCAGCTTTTGCGCCCGTAGAGGCGAAACGATCGCTATCGTCGGTCCGCCGGGTTCGGGCAAATCGACAATCGCTCACCTGATCGCCCGCTTTTATGACGTCACCGGGGGCACCATCACGCTTGACGGGCAGGACATCCGCGCGGTCACCCTTGCCACACTTCGCAAGGAAGTCGCAGTCGTACAGCAGGATGCATTCCTGTTCACTACCACGATCGAGAACAACATCGCTTATGGCGATCCCTGGGCGAAAGAACAGCGAATCAAGCGCGCCAGCGAATCCGCCCAGTTGCACGATTACATCCTCAGCCTCCCCGCAGGCTACAAGACGGTCGTTGGCGAACGCGGCGCCTCCCTCTCGGGCGGCCAGCGCCAGCGTCTCACGATAGCTCGCACAATGATGCTGCGCCCATCAATCGTCATTTTCGACGACTCAACGGCCGCGATCGACGCCGCCACTGAGCAGCGCATCCGCGCGGCGATACGGCGATTCGCCAAGGATAGGGTGACGATCATCATTGCCCACCGGCTGAGTTCGCTCAGGCACGCCGACCGGATCCTGTTTATTGACAATGGCGAGATCGTGGAACGCGGCACCCATCAAGAGCTGTTGGCTAAGCGAGGACGCTATAAGGCCCTTTATGATCTCCAGTTGCGCCCGGAAGATGACAGTGCGATCACGCACAGAGGCGCGCCCTGATGACCAAGGGGCACGCCGCCGAACTTGAAATCGAACCTAATGACGGCGGCGGACGCCCCCGCACGCGGTGGTCGGCTCCCACCGCATCAAGGAGGAGATGTTCGGCAGGGCTTTCGACAAGAGCATCGTTCGACGCATCTGGGCTTTCGT is a window encoding:
- a CDS encoding FAD-dependent oxidoreductase; amino-acid sequence: MIEEKFDAIVVGAGMSGNAAAYIMASNGLNVLQLERGEYPGSKNVQGAIMYANMLEKIIPDFRDDAPLERHLVEQRLWVMDETSHTGIHYRSDDFNEVKPNRYTIIRAQFDKWFSRKVREAGATVLCETTVTELVRDAQDKVVGVRTDRAGGPIFADVVVLAEGVSGLLGTRAGLRKMPKPETVALAVKEMHFLPEEVIEQRFGVKGDEGCVIEAVGTISRSMAGLGFLYTNKESISLGIGCLVSDFAATMESPYVLLDAFKNHPSIRPLIAGSEVKEYAAHLIPEGGHKAIPQLFGDGWVVVGDAAQLNNAIHREGSNLAMTSGRIAAEAIVGVKRRNNPMTRRNLTIYKTMLDNSFVVKDLRKYKDMPALIHTNSSNFFTTYPRLISLAAQNLMRVDGTPKIEKEKATTRAFINVRSRWGLVSDAVRLALAWR
- a CDS encoding ferredoxin family protein, yielding MTIAVTNLRVEDKLYQNRYLVDPGRPHIKVRPHESPSANLRALTHICPAKCYELNDKGQVEITADGCMECGTCRILCESNGEIEWNYPRGGFGVLFKFG
- the nifA gene encoding nif-specific transcriptional activator NifA encodes the protein MALMPSDRLEEEGPSNTLPEPRINSIHEPDISPRGFYEISQVLTAPTRLEITIANVVNTLSSFVQLRHGAIVVLDAEAAPGITAIVGSSHPSQSEIGRVIPQAAIDRIVATEAPLIIQDVGKSELFQAEVQPSSSGGTIPITFIGIPLVAEHEILGTLSIDRVGEGESISSGDEDVRFLTMVANLVGRTIRLHRMLSMDGQRYIGEQGRPEKSFDENRADAARHRHIKIDGIIGESLALKRVLETVSVVARTNSTVLLRGESGTGKEFFAQAIHKLSARGKKAFVKLNCAALSESVLESELFGHEKGSFTGAISQRAGRFELANGGTLLLDEIGEISPAFQAKLLRVLQEGELERVGGTRTLQVDVRLICATNKDLETAVLNGEFRADLYYRINVVPIILPPLRKRAGDIPRLANAFLERFNKENHRELAFAPLALDLISQCYFPGNVRELENCVQRTATLARSTTITPSDFACQNNQCLSSLLWKGAGPSHGGNATDELSKMPIRRIEAPEGFSPVKACDPNDPACPAKGRHLTERERLTDAMQKAGWVQAKAARVLGLTPRQVGYALRRYGIEVKKF
- a CDS encoding 4Fe-4S binding protein, which gives rise to MAFKIIASQCTQCGACEFECPSVAIKFKGEAYVIDPNKCTECKEAADTQQCVSVCPVPKTCVPA
- a CDS encoding nitrogen fixation protein NifZ; this translates as MWLGREQDIEIRKPPRFTPGERVRATRHIKNDGTYPGREIGENLVRKGDEGYVRDIGTFLQQFFIYAVEWIDRGTVVGMRARELMSLDKAEAPCSAESSAREGTAR
- the nifT gene encoding putative nitrogen fixation protein NifT — its product is MKVMIRRTGAGLSAYLPKKDCEEAIIKLENEHLWGGAITLRNGWQFVLPDLPPDTRLPITVEARKISDED
- a CDS encoding SIR2 family NAD-dependent protein deacylase, with the translated sequence MNTILNLGHLVVIQGSFAEKLLDLARNALGADEMIPYLGPGLLRLSSAEPSVPCTPEAIAAALNSRAPAPSKIRTNMWSVAQFIEQRRHRRTLQAWMAEIFAAPAAPTVLHTWLARLPLSLIIDSWYDSAMRTTLAEAGRTDVVEIQGVTRANEFGDIWTKAYDLSGTELEPGSAAKTVLYTPHGSIRPAANFLVADSDYVEVLTEIDLQTPIPDVVKERRTYRGLFFVGCRFNDQMLRTFARQIMKRSKGPHYAVMDAAILTKNERRFLAASAITVIDMPLGEAAARLVGSGTAVDGGQDFR
- a CDS encoding ABC transporter ATP-binding protein — its product is MGTDAIGGATKPLNSSKHEQAAGWGRGFSTLLRITRMNLRNRWQVAFAFGSTIVAAILQLLIPQLLGRAVDLTQIAIGGGIAAIAAQQALWTSALLLLAASTLRGLFTMAQNYFAEAVGHHVAYELRLACYDKIQRLSFSFHDRVHSGDLITLGMLDLDGVRMYFSTALVRMLLLTMLMGIGAYTMISTDPMLGVIALSFVPFVAWRSSVTQLKLRATWLDLQERLSVLGRVMEENLAGIRVVRAFSAQAYEMVKFDRASKNALALAHEQVDVYVPNTSAMTLSFFLAMGLVLWIGCNKLIAGQISVGTLATFLAFMTILQMPVRQIGLMVNGFARAYTCGSRLFGLLDQDITIRDASGAKPLEISEGTLSFHNVSFVYPGTGNRPILKNISFCARRGETIAIVGPPGSGKSTIAHLIARFYDVTGGTITLDGQDIRAVTLATLRKEVAVVQQDAFLFTTTIENNIAYGDPWAKEQRIKRASESAQLHDYILSLPAGYKTVVGERGASLSGGQRQRLTIARTMMLRPSIVIFDDSTAAIDAATEQRIRAAIRRFAKDRVTIIIAHRLSSLRHADRILFIDNGEIVERGTHQELLAKRGRYKALYDLQLRPEDDSAITHRGAP